The genomic window GACTGAACGACGAGGATGGCGCGTTGTCTTCGGCAACCTCAGGATGCAGCTCGTTCAATCATCTCGATAAGGACTTACCCATCCGTTCTACATCGCTTGACCACTCACCAGCGACTAATTGACATGCCGATGAAACCGCACGTTCGCCACCAGTCCTAACGCCAAGAACGTGGCAATCATGGATGAGCCGCCATAACTCAGCAGCGGCAGCGGAATTCCCATGATCGGCAATAGCCCGACCACCATGCCCAAATTGATCACGGCATGAAATCCCACTAAACAGGTCACACCCGTCACGATCATCATCCCTAACTGGTCAGGTGAACGCTCGGCATGGCTCAGCATACGCATGAGCATCAATAAATAGACTCCTAACATGCACAACATACCGACAAAGCCGGTCTCTTCCGCCACCACGGCGGCGATGAAGTCCGTATGCGGATAAGGCAGGAACTTCAACCGGCTTTGCGTGCCGCGCATAATCCCTTTGCCCAGGATGCCCCCTGAGCCAACAGCAATGTTCGACTGCATGGTATGGTAGCCATAGCTGCGCGGGTCTGCCTTGTCTGGATGCAAGACGACATCAATCCGCTGCAACTGATACGGCTTGAGAAAATGGCTACGAAAATGCCAGCCAACACCGATGACTATTGCCATCAATACGATCGCCGCCACGATCCACCGCGGCCGAACACCGC from Blastocatellia bacterium includes these protein-coding regions:
- the rodA gene encoding rod shape-determining protein RodA, coding for MGRIRSKLLTDFDWWLLLMALALAGFGIVEIHSAQPEEGYWYRQTIWVSLGLVGFFAVTFLDYRRIVARAWSIYGMAIALLILVLFVGVEVNGARAWFRFGFFNFQPSELAKLATILAVGGFIAKVREQRKKKKDKEQYLSLRELAFVIGIGLLPVFLIMLQPDQGTALTFFPVLAGMILVGGVRPRWIVAAIVLMAIVIGVGWHFRSHFLKPYQLQRIDVVLHPDKADPRSYGYHTMQSNIAVGSGGILGKGIMRGTQSRLKFLPYPHTDFIAAVVAEETGFVGMLCMLGVYLLMLMRMLSHAERSPDQLGMMIVTGVTCLVGFHAVINLGMVVGLLPIMGIPLPLLSYGGSSMIATFLALGLVANVRFHRHVN